CGGCCCCATGCGCACGGGGAAGCCATCGCGGGTCTGATCCGGCACGCTGCCTGCGGTGGCAAAGTCGGTCGCCTTCATCACGGGCAGCGTCGGGGCGGCGGGACGCAGAATGTTGGGATGCTTCTTGTTCCCCGTGCGGCCCATCGGCTCGGCACAACCGCCGTTGTCTTGCAGGTAGACCACCAGCGTATTCTCGTATTGGCTCGTGCGTTTGAGTTCGTCCACGATTCGGCCAATCCCCTGATCCATGCGATCGACCATGGCCGCATACACCTCCATGCAGGCGGCTTCCCATTCCGGATCGGCGACTTCGGCCCAGTCGGCGGCGGCGGGGGAGAGTCCCTGAGCGGGGTCGATGAGGCCGAGTTTGGCCGCTTTCTCGACGCGGGCTTTGCGAATCGCCGCATATCCCGCCGCGTATTTCCCACGATATTTCGCAATATCTTCTGGCAGCGCGTGCATTGGCCAGTGGGCGGCGGTGTAGGCCACGTACATCACGAACGGTTGATTGCTGTGCTGCTTCGCATGGTCGGCCACATAGCGCACGGCATGTTCGGAAATCGCATCGGTGTAGTAGTATGTCTTGGGCTGATAATCCGGGTCGGCATAGGCCGAAATCATCGTATTGTCCCGCACCAGCGAGGAGGGATCGTAGAAACTCCCGGCCCCGTGAATGGTGCCATAGAAGCGATCGAATCCCCGTTGCAGCGGCCAGTTGTGTTTGGCAGCATCGGCTTTCGCGTGTTTGGTGACATGCCACTTGCCGACCGCGTAGCTGCGATACCCCGCCGGCTTGAGGAGTTCCGCCAGTGTGCGACTGGAAGCATTCAGATCCCCTCGATAACCGGGGAATTTCTCGCCTTTATCGTCCATCATGTGGCCGACGCCCGCCTGATGCGGATACAGTCCGGTGAGCAGACTGGCCCGCGTGGGGCAGCAACGTGCGGTGTTGTAGCATTGGGTGAATCGCAGGCCGTTGTTGGCCAGGGCGTCCAGATTCGGCGTGGCAATTTCGCCGCCATAGCAGCCAATGTCGCTAAAGCCCATATCATCCGA
This DNA window, taken from Tuwongella immobilis, encodes the following:
- a CDS encoding arylsulfatase, giving the protein MRRSSLPNRWWLGLVLMGVLVPTVTAAERPNIVVILSDDMGFSDIGCYGGEIATPNLDALANNGLRFTQCYNTARCCPTRASLLTGLYPHQAGVGHMMDDKGEKFPGYRGDLNASSRTLAELLKPAGYRSYAVGKWHVTKHAKADAAKHNWPLQRGFDRFYGTIHGAGSFYDPSSLVRDNTMISAYADPDYQPKTYYYTDAISEHAVRYVADHAKQHSNQPFVMYVAYTAAHWPMHALPEDIAKYRGKYAAGYAAIRKARVEKAAKLGLIDPAQGLSPAAADWAEVADPEWEAACMEVYAAMVDRMDQGIGRIVDELKRTSQYENTLVVYLQDNGGCAEPMGRTGNKKHPNILRPAAPTLPVMKATDFATAGSVPDQTRDGFPVRMGPKVMPGGPDTYVAYGRGWANVSNTPFREYKHWVHEGGISTPLIAHWPKGIAAKGELRNQPVHLIDIAATCVDLASAKVPDAVNGQAKTPLAGVSLRDAFANRPIDRDLFWEHEGNRAIRSGNWKLVAKGPGAAWELYRIDQDRIESKNLAASEPSRVQELSRKWENWAKSAQVLPWIWQPAFGTK